The DNA segment AGCTACCTTTGGAGTATCAAAGATTTCATCTTAAGCCCTGTAGTCGTCCatgcaaagcattttgtttgGCTTTACTCACCTTAGCACCAGATCATAGTTCCACCCAGtgattaatgaaaacaaatctgatTTTCACATTAGTCCCTATACAGCTGCACAAAAATATTACAACAGAGTCATTTGAAAACTTTCATTATAAAGAATGACTAGACTAAAACATATATGGAAATCTTCTTGTGACgtttgtatttctgatttttttaaaataaagacaaattatACCTAGTTTTTAATGATGTGCTAAGATGAATACTGCATCTGGTGTTTGCTGTAACAGCAATCTGAAAATTGTATGTTTACACGttatacacacagacacagccaTGTGACCGCATAGCACTGGGAAGATTACCTACTGCTTCCCATTTATTCAGTTCAGGGTTGTATTTCTCAATACTCTGCAGATACGTTCCTTTTGAATAGGAGTATCCTCCTGTTACATAGATGCATCCGTTCATAACCACCGTGCCACACTCCATCCTTCTCTCCATCATGTGAGCCATCTGCTTCCACTCGTTTTGCTCCGGGTCATAGCAGTCCGTGATCGTGGTCTGTCCACCCACAAAATAGATCTTGTTTTGTAAGGTAATTGAACACAATCCATATTcttcaggaagaaaggaacacagTTCAACTCAACATCATAACGTTAACTTAAAACTGCAACTGCATGACAaacactgggcaccactgagggTAGCCGAGTTTCTTCACTGAGCTTAGAAGACACCTCAGGATTTTCTGCTACACTTGGTAAAAGCAAGTTCAAGGCATTATAGAACATACAGACGTGAGCACCAGTATTTAAAGAGAACTGCTTAAAAAACTTAGTGTTACTGAATGTAGAACACAgacaaaactattttaaaattcatatacattttttttgctaaatGCTTATGAATAGATTTTATAGAAAGTTAGTTTACTGTATTATTTAATAGAATGCAGCCATTCCTTAGTTCAATATTTATATAGTGAGTGATTTCCATAGAACAGATGCTTGAAGAGGGTCTTCCCCTCTCAGAGTCAGGAAATGGGAGATGGTCCCACTCTGGCCCTTGCTGCCCTacagatgtttttcctttcattaggaACATGCCAGAAATTCTTAAGTGGGCTTAAAGACTCCCAGATACAAGTAAGGAAATCAGCTCTACACTCATTACAGAAATTGTTGTTTACCTGGATGCGGACTTGTGGTGACTATACTCCACTCATTGCTACCTGAATGGTATCTCTGGATTTTATCATAGGTGCAGCTTCCCCTGTACCCATAGTGACCTCCGGTTACATAGATGACTTCATGCAGGACACAGGCAGTGGCATTTCCAACACCTGCACACAGTGTGAAAGTCACAACACACCTTCAGACTGCACACAATAACCACAGTCTCTTCCATCCATAATCTCATTTCAAATGACTCgttaattaataattttgggTGAAATTAtgcttgcaaatatttaattgaGTGTGAAATTAACAAAAAACTTGCTAAGACACCTTATTTTATCAGTATTAGTCAAGACCAATTAAATAGAACTGCAGTAGTGCATACATATTACCTGTAATACAGCCACACAACATTTCACAGAATCTTTATGCAGTAATTAAAGACATTGTCACATTGGTTTTGGAACAGGGAATTACTTTCAGTATTTCACGAAGTTAAGAGAGATTTTTAAGTCACTCATATGGCAAGGACAAAGACAATGGGAGTTGAGATCATTCAGTATCTTGGGGTAtcttttctggtatttttagtCTTTCTCACAGTATTATTAATTACGCTATTGTATAAACAAGGACACAATCAGAATGGAGCCATGTTAACGCTGTCTCTaggagaacaaaacaaaataaaacaaggaatCTAGCAAGATTAAATGGACCAAAATTAGGAAAttagtgtggtttttttttaaggaccTAAGAAGTTCCACACAGAAAACAGGACAAAACAACTGCACAGAATGTGTAACTCCTCACAGTATTAGGGtagcatttctgtttttaaaggaaatagaAAGTGAGTAATGGTATTGTTTGTGGGAAATATACAATGAAGAAAGTTGCAGGAGCACAGTAAGTGCTTCTTTCCTGTTACACATGCCTCCAAAAACTCTCATGTATGTAGAAAAATACTATGTTGCATCAATTcacaataaaattttataaCTAACTGTAAATAATTGCAttactttataaaaatgtatgatAAAATGTATAATTGTTTATATAACAAAACAATACCCTTCAGTTAGTCTGTGATCCAAATTTATACATTTTGAATAGATCATTATGTTGGCTGCTAGAAACAGGTATTAGTGTTTATTATTCTCCCACTAAAGATTAAACTGGGGATCCTGCACAGATGATACACTGAAACATGAGGAAACCTCATGCAATACGTTCTTAATGAAGATGACACCTTTATAAATGACTGCACAGAAAATCTTAGTAATCTGATCTTACACTAAAACAATACAACCCCTTGACTGGAACTTGCTCTTTGACTGTCTGCTGAATGGACTCTTAATTGCAGGtagttttctgatttctttcccATTTGAACAGAAATTTTACTCCTGAAAGAAGGCAAAATTAAACCCAGACTACCACGTGATTTTCCACCTTAGAGCTCTGTACAGCCCAGCACTGCATTTGGATGTTTGCAGTCATTTGGCTAGTAAAGACCTGAACCCAAGCCCACCAATATTAACAGGAGATTCCCGTGGACTTGACTAGAACTTGGATCAAACCCTAAGTGCCATAGGCACTTAAAAGTGGTGAACACAAAAGGATCAACATTTGAGGCAGACGCCATACAAGAGCTTACCTACCTTTGATCATGTTTGCAATAGGaagccatttcttttttaaaggatcGTAGACCTCAGCTTCTTGCACCGGAGCTCCCTTTCGGTAACCACCCAACACATAGATGCAGCCACTCAAGGAAACTGCACAGTGGTAATACCTCGCATCAAGCATGGGGCTGCCTTCTGTCCACTCATCCCTCTCACTGTTATATATCCACACGGTGTCAAGGGCTTCGATGCTCTCCGTTCTATAACCTCCTGTCACATAGATGTCTGGTCCCAAGCTAGTGACCCCGTAGCTCTCTCTGGTGTGATCTGGCATCTCTGTTCCCTGGACCCAGGTGTTGGTTAAAGGATCCCAAACATGCACTTCTGATAAGGGATGCCAGTAATATCCTCCTATCACATACATGGCTGCTGTGGGTCTTCTGGAAAGACCTTTGGGACTGAGGTTCAGGGCACTGTATACAAGTGACCTTATCTTACTGTCGTtaagtctgcattttttttgcagGCTTAAAGCCGACCTCAAATACATGTTATCTAAGTCTACTTTGATGCAGCTCAGCAGTTCATAGATGTCTTCAATTCTTTCCTCCACGTTGTGTCCAACCCACTTAACAACAGCTTCAACGGCTACCTCTTCTTTCCAAACATTGAGGTTCTCTCTGGAGAGAATAAAAGAGAGCTTCTCCTTGCCAACATCCAGAAACTCTTCCTGCTTCCACACGTCTTCAAACTGCCACAACAATATCCTCCTGGACTCTTTTTCTAGCTCTGAGCAGTCGTGATATTCGGCAAAGGAGTGCATCCCTATGCAGTTGTCAGTATCTAAATGCCTCACCAGAAACCGCTCGCAGGCTTTCTTTACCGACACGAACTGAAGGAGGtctgcagcctggagcaggcTTTGGACATTTCTCTTTGTTATCTGGATCTGTGATGTGTACGCGTAATTCACGAGGGCTTCCAGAACGGCATGGCTGAGCTCGGGGAGCCTGATCTGGTTTTTAGATTTCTCCTTCATATCGGCTGTGAACATGGCTTTGAAATAGCTGCTGCAGGCCGCCAAGGCGGCTCGGTGGCAGTGGAAGATGACCCCCGAGGCGCACTGCAGGGTGATGTCGGTGAACAGCCCGTCCAGGTAGAAGGCCCGGAACGCCCGCAGGAACTCGGAGGGGTGCGAGGAGTCCGTGTAGAGGTACGAGTAGTCCTCCGCCCCGGCCGCGGCCATCGCCGCCCTGCAGGGCCCCCCGCCGCTTTgtccgctccccgccgcccccggctccgggcccgccccgcggcccccccggCGCGGCGCTTAACGCGGGCGGAGCGCGGCCGCGGCGAGGGGCGCTCCCGGGCCCGCGGCGGCGCCGTGACCATCTTCGGAAGCgccgcgggaggcggcggggccgggggggggcagctCCGCCGTCGGTGCCCTGGCCGCctgcccggcccgcccccgccggccccccgccgccgcgccccgggggAGCTGCGGCCCGGACCGCTGCCCGCGGGCTCCCCCCGCCGGGGACGCCGGGGCCGGCTGCGGGGATGACACCCGGCCCGGCCGCACCGGGGACCGAGGCCGATGCCGGGGGAGCGGCGCCGGCCCGGCGGCACCCAGCCGCACGGCAAAGCGAGGCGGGTCTCGGCCGCCGCGGGCAGCCACCCGGAGCCGCCTCCCGCAGGGGCGCCCCGCGCTCCCGGGCGCTCGGGGGAGCGATgccgggcgggcagcgggcgcCGGGCGCTCCCCGTTAGGGAAGGGCAGGATTCGGGAGGGGGCGGGCAGAGCGCTCCCCGAACAcctggagctggcagggtgcCAAGGCCGGTCACCAGCTCTGTTGACAGACTGCAACTATAAGTAAATAATTCGGGAAGAAGGCTGTACCGGCTTTTAGCGCTTCTGAGAACGTCGTTCACCGTttaagaagtcttttttttaactctgctAGCGGAACGTTTTCTGCAACGGAGACCTTTACCAGTGTTTGAAGTACAGAAGCCTCTGGGGTTAAGCAGCTGCACTTCCTCCTTCACCTGCAGAAGGGCTCGGATCCTTTGGATCCGGCAGCAGGCTCCCCCGGCCCTGCCAGAGCTCTCCGGGATTGCAAGGACAGGCCCTGTGACATACGGAATTAGACTCtgtaactcgaaagttataaagtaggtatgtttattgcgcgcagatgcacgggggatcgctcctccacaagcgtgcatgcccgaagtgaggaaccatctcacatttatacaataaaacaaatgaatattcaattaacgcctatacatattcgttacctaaaccgCTTACTGTCGCgtcgtatgttaattagcttatcagtcctttgcctggaatgtggtggtcttgcaggtttgtaggtgattcatgttcttgtgaccatccgatcttcttcagcaaggagacttagcactccctccctctagatagcattggaatatctctcatccttttcttattcttttttaaaatagcccctttgttagaggaagaagggcaggcgtctcctcaaagctgtaggtgtctcctcaaggctgtgtacctatgtgaccagacaccgcacccatgactagtcaccatacccacattccttgagcagacatatacaatcacaatcgatgtccattgcCCCCATTccacactatttctccatatcacctGGTTTCTCCTACCAAAAGGAAGCGAATATCTGTTATTATTATCTACATCCCGGCAATACCCAAAGGGGGAAATCTGGAGAGATCCTGCTCTACACATTAAAAAGCACgacttttttctttggattaCAGGTGGCACTTCACCATGCCCACACCAGAAGCACCAACTAAGGAAGAATCTGAACTGCAAAATGGACACGGACATACCCCTCCGCCATCCTTCCTCACACACCAACTGTGCCACAGGCCTCGAGGTCACCCTTGGCCTTTCTATAAAAAGACATACATAATACATCTGTAAGAGACATAAATAAGCTaatccaaacaaaaaccaaccaacccctCACACATCTTTGCTTCGGTTTTTCAGTCCTTCTTGATGCACCATTAGCCCAGGCAATCAGAGTTTTGTGGTGCAACCCCGGAATtagccacagccctgccttctCTGACCCGGGCTTCTCCCGCAGCTACATTACTCACTCCCgttctttctctgcagcattCCCTTGTACGGCCCTGACTGTTTATACATTGCCATGCcaacagctttgttttgctgtggttttgcacTTTCCATTTCATCAGCTTCCTGTGTACAAGCAGGACCTTCTCCCAGGCCATCCTACCAGCACATAATACTGAGTATGCTTCAGAGTGGCTGGTGTACAGCAGCAGAcctgttaaaatacagaaaacttccCATACACACATACGCCTTCTGCTACAGATCTCTTTTCATAACAACTTTACCTGAGTCATCTCCCTCCCAGGCAGCACGTTGATTTAAACCACCAGTAAGTCTGGAGGCCAGCAACACTTAGCACTGAGCATGAGTCCCTTCAAGGagcttctccctttctcttttggCTAGGTTACCAGCTTAAACCAGCTTCTCCCTTTGGAGACACTCATCTCCCTTCCCTTACACCCAAATGTGAAAAAATTTGGTAACTGTGGTGCTTCAGAAAAGTTCTCTCTTACCTTTTAttaagaggagaaagaaaaatccacccAAGATTATCTCACATTAATAGCTTAATGGTCTACCTGCTGCAAttgaaaaatttcttttgtctccAACACGCACTTTGCCCAGCAAACAGCATCAGCTCTACCCTCTACTTGATTAGATCATAATTGCTAATATTTCAAGTAGTCTACTTTGCTTAATCTACTCTCAACTCCTGCTTTGGTACTTTcatcaaaaccacaaaaagcaCCCCTTTTCCAGCACAAAGGTTAGTTTTCACTCAATCTCTCACTCTCACAGCAAACCACAAGGTAGGTTTCTTAAGGCTAAAAGAACAATAATCACTATAAGTGGAAGAAAGCTGAGTAATTGTTCATATACTagcttttcatttgtttaagTAAGCAGTAACTGAGATTGGTGCACAAACTGAAAGCAGACCATCTCACAACTCAGTTCTGAAAAACATAGAAGAGACCAGCATGAAATCTGGAACATTCAGCAGCACATTTAGAATGAAGGAGacacaaaactttaaaaaaaaaacactaaccATACAAAATTGTACTATGCAACAGCCATTACCATTCTTTTGTACGACCTGTAAGTCAGACAACTTACACCTGCCACAGCTTGAGACCCATGAGTTCTTCAGATGCTGCATGTCCTTGCACAAGACAATAGGGTAAGATCTCCAATACAAATATCTCAGGCACCTATGAAATATCCATCATTAAAGCAACACTCCTGAGAACTCAATTATATTGTTCTGGACACAGACAACAGACTGTTCAAAGTAACCTTCTACAATTCATTAAAATAGATGAAGGGCTAAAAGCAGGACCAATTAGGTCAAGTATTCAAAGGAAATCTTTATTTATGTACACTGTCAGCCTGAAAACAGCCAAGACCACCCCTAAAAACCttcagctgagaaaaagaaggtaGTGACAGCATCaaatgtaaataagaaaatgagaacaatgttgcacagaaaagaggaagacagCTACAGTAATCATATCTGCTGAGTTACACCTTACACATCTGCAACACATCCTGCAAAATTTGGACCAATTCCTCAGTTATTAAGGCACTTACGCTAAAACAGACATCAATTCAATAGCAGATTACATCATCTTTTTGGACCTTTTATGGGACTGTAAGAAGGAAAACACGTAgcatgaaaatacattatttaactTTAATAAGACTTATTTTTAGTATCTCTATATGCATAGCCCAACTCTTAGGGCTCACCTCACTGGGACTGCTAAAGAGAAAGACTGCAATGTTCACAAACGATTCCTTAACTTAAAGGCAGAACAATTCtcttaaaaagttaaaatggaCCTAGATGTTCCCTTCCAGCCTGTAAGAGAGGATTATACTGGAAGTGTGGATGAGAGTGATTAGGCTAAATCACTGTGaatgtgtatacatatacactGTTCTATGGGCCTGTACATTGCAGCAGAAatccagcaagaaaaaaaaagcacctggCTGAAACTCCAGAGCTGTCAGCATGGAAGACCAAACCAGCATCAGCTCTATACAGAGTGGTGGTAGCAGCACACTGTCAGGGCAGTAGTCAGGAGAATGGGAGAGTgacttttctttaaacagaacaCCAATGTCCTTGCTGCTGTCCAGAAGAGAAGGGGTCTGACTGACAAAATAAATGGTGTTATCCAAAGGCTGACACCTACGCTTGTGCTCACTTTCCCGATGTCCTTACAAGAACAGGTGCCTGACAACACACAGGCCAGCAGAATACATTACACAAAATCAGGCATGTTGATTTTGTCAGTGACAATaaattttattgtcttttacaATATAAGATAATATTAAGTATTAATGGTAAAACATTGAGtttattgaaaatataaatgcatcCTCAGATCAAACAAGATTACAAGCATATCAAATAACttacaaaattaaacatttatcCTGATCAAAGAAGTATAAAAGCCAACAACTCCAGAACCATGCTCCTGGCACCTAATGTTTCGTAAGTAAAGAATTTCATTCTTATGTGCACTAATCCTACTCCTTCCCCTAAGTGCGTGGAACAGAAAAAGCCAGTTAAGTAGTCAGTAAAAgcttggggggggtgggagggggttGTACAAGATTAAGAATAACAGCAATTCTTGCAACCCCTCTTCTCCACTTCTGTTGGAATGTGTACTATGTTAGCAAGCCATTTTAACTTCACTTTCCCACTATTGCCAAGACTGAGCATAAACAGTTTTATAtcatgtttaaagaaaacattaagttCAGATAACAGCCTGATTTTACAATCCTGTGCttttatacacacacagtttttccctcccaggaaaataaaatataactctattagtttccttttatcatttgaattattcctttaaaatcagtttcagATAAGACATAATATCAGTAGCTGATGACCAAACCAGAACAGAACACTCTACAGGACTGAGATCTTTGGCCAGTTGAGAAACCTTTTTCTCCAAGGTATATCCCTGTCTGGGCATAGCAATATCATCCTTCTTCAAAAACATTACCGGACATAAGTCATTCCCACCATCACCTATATACACAACTTGTGTATAACTTACTCCTCGCTCCAACTGTTTATCTAgaaattcttttaaaactttccttttGCAAAGGTTTTCAGGGCACCTCACACAATGGTGAGCATGGAAGTTCTGTACAGTAAGATAGCCTGTACTGCTGAATGCTGCAGGGTTTGTAAACACTTCATCAAACACCTTATGGTAGCCAGCAGCTTTCAAAATCCAGTCAATAAATACTGTATTGGAATCTGAAACAATTATGCAGTCAAACAACTCTTTGTTCTTGCCAATAAAACCCAGAAGATCTATCATCCCCGCAGTGAAAGGAATTGTTGTCATGGTTCTTTTCATCTCGTCTTCTTTGACGCCATTGTCTCCCAAGTAGACAAAGACTCTGCCCATATATTCTATCCAATGTCCTGGTCGGTAGGAGTTTCTTAATCCATTAGGAAGTTTTTTCTCAGGAGCACATTTCACAATCCAGGTATCGCTATTTTCATCTACGATTGTATGGTCAAAAtcaaaaaccaacagaaatttCATAGCTGTCAGAAAATAagtttccaaaacaaacaaaaaagagaattatttaTGTAAGCAGAAGTACTGAATTCCTACCCTGATCTTGtgctcagaagagaaaaatactgcaagaaAACGAAGCATTAGGACAAATATATAAACAAAGTGAGCTATTTATGGCCACTACAGCTATGGAAGGTTGCGCTTAAgttaaaaaagcagtttgtaaAGTTGTAGTTCAGCATCAAGCTTCTGCTTAAAATAGATAATGTGAAAGTAACGAAACTCATGCTGCATAGTTACTAACACTTGCTAACACAGAGTCAATCTTCCACTACTCAGGCACCACCAGTTTTACCAACAGTTCTAAATTTCTCCACCATCGCTTGCCAATGAAACCAAACAAGAATTCTCCTGGCAAAACACCTTAGAAGTTATTTCAGAAGGGAACTAGTACGGAACAGACGGATCCAGTTTAACACGGACACACCAATATCAAAGCAGTCAACGAAAAGAAATATTGCcgtctggggggggggggggggggggggggtagccCACCTCTGGGCTACGGAAATTCCTAGGAGCAGAAGACACTTCATCCGGTACTTAACGCTACTGCCTCCCAGGCAAGTCCTCTCACACCCGTAACGCCAGGCCCGCCGGCCAGCGCCCCCGCGGAGGCAGCCCCCAGCGCCCCGCCAGCAGGCCGCGCCCCACGGAGGCACAAGGACCTGGCCGAGGGGTGAGGCGGCCGGGGGAGCCGGGCAGCAGCACAGCGCAGGGGTGCCGGTGGCGGATCGAGGGCCCgtgagggacagggacagggccCGAGCCTGGGGCCGCCGCGCGCAGCCGACCCACCTCCGCACCCGCCGCTTCCGGCTCCCTCCGCGCGAGCCCCGGCCGCCTCTCGCCACGTGCCTCAGGCGCACGTCATCACGTGACCCCCGCCGCCCGGTCGCCCGGCAACAGCGCGCGGGGCCatggcggcggggcccgcgctcctccggcggcggcggcagcagctcGCCCGTGAGTGTGGCTCCCCCCGCGGGCACAGcgaccgggggggggggggggggaggggcgcggTGCCGAGCCCGGAGCCTCACCGGCTGTGCACGGCTCCGGGAGACCGCGGGTGTCCCTTGTCCCCGTGCCCGGAGTGAGTCTCCCCAGACCCGGCCCCTGCTCTCccggctgcaggcagcaagaCGGGCTGTTTCTGCCCAGAACTACCGAGAAAGCGCTAACGTGGATCCGCGGAGGTACGGCACAGtcccgcagcccggggcagcTCCCTGTCTGCAGGGCGCAGCCGTGCCAGTGCAAGGCCACCGTCCAGGGGGACACGGGGCCTGGTCCCTACCGTAAGACAAACAGATTGGCAAGTGCATCTGAAGAGCAGGCTCTGACACCAGCAGGGCTCCAGGAGAAAGCCTCCCGGCGTTTCAGGCACGGTGTGTCAGTCTGCTGCGGATGGGATGGACGCGGAGAGTCTCTTACGAGCACCCCGCTCCGCAGAGCGCCGCTGCCTTCAGCAGGACCAGTGGCGGTTTGAAGGGCATTTCACAAAACGTAGCGATCACCTAGAAAATCCGTATTTATGCATGCACATGTGTCTGTATGCCTAATGCAACAAAGAAACGCTGATCtttgcaagaaaacaagaaactgTTCTACAACGGATCTGTTTTAGTGAATACGATGAGTGTGCTGGACAGGGGCGGTAAGGCACAGCCTGTGCCTAAactgctgcctcctccaccTCCGGCCAGTGGAATGCCTTTAACAATATTCCCACTTTCCTTTCGGGAAAGCTCCCCGGTCCCTGCTGTTCCCACAATCGTGCCCAAGTAGTGCTTGGAAAGCGTCAGCTACCACAAGCCAAACCTGCACGTGCACACAGGCAGGCAAGGCGACACACGAACAGTTAGATCAGCCAgtgccacagccccagcacctgCTCTGGCCACAGTGTAACATACAGACgcccgggggctgggggcagtcACCAACAGTAAGAACTTAGTATTGTTGCTATGCAAACATTCAAATCCTGATACAGATTTCAATATAGGATTTTCTGATATCAAGTAACCTCAGTaccttttcttctgcacagCACCACAtcatttggaagaaaacaatgtTCTAGATGgatattttcttccaaataaagTAGATCTTCATCAGGTAATTGTATTGCCAAAAGCAGAATGGGAAAGGATTCAGGACAGTCTTGGGAGCACAACTAGAGAAGCAGCACGTGTTCTCGCTGAGAAGAAAGAACGGGAAGAAATGCACTTACGCTCCAAAGCTGCTGTAAAAGACTGGCCCAAAACCACTGTGGTAAGTACAAGATACATTTGTAAGCAAGGGGATTCATTTTCATATATGCAAAACCACTCACAGTAACATTTCTAGCTGTACTCCCTTTGTATAAcgtttgcttttaaatgtgtattttaactACATTTAACATCTAAAatcaacttcttttttaaattaaaaccaaaatgcaaaattaaaaaaacccttaaacaTTAAGTACATCAGTACATCACCTTCAGAATagtttatacatttttaatccCTGGGCATTAAATGTGGTTTCTAATTTTATCTGCTCTATAGGA comes from the Falco peregrinus isolate bFalPer1 chromosome 8, bFalPer1.pri, whole genome shotgun sequence genome and includes:
- the KLHL23 gene encoding kelch-like protein 23 isoform X2 translates to MAAAGAEDYSYLYTDSSHPSEFLRAFRAFYLDGLFTDITLQCASGVIFHCHRAALAACSSYFKAMFTADMKEKSKNQIRLPELSHAVLEALVNYAYTSQIQITKRNVQSLLQAADLLQFVSVKKACERFLVRHLDTDNCIGMHSFAEYHDCSELEKESRRILLWQFEDVWKQEEFLDVGKEKLSFILSRENLNVWKEEVAVEAVVKWVGHNVEERIEDIYELLSCIKVDLDNMYLRSALSLQKKCRLNDSKIRSLVYSALNLSPKGLSRRPTAAMYVIGGYYWHPLSEVHVWDPLTNTWVQGTEMPDHTRESYGVTSLGPDIYVTGGYRTESIEALDTVWIYNSERDEWTEGSPMLDARYYHCAVSLSGCIYVLGGYRKGAPVQEAEVYDPLKKKWLPIANMIKGVGNATACVLHEVIYVTGGHYGYRGSCTYDKIQRYHSGSNEWSIVTTSPHPDHDHGLL
- the KLHL23 gene encoding kelch-like protein 23 isoform X1 — its product is MAAAGAEDYSYLYTDSSHPSEFLRAFRAFYLDGLFTDITLQCASGVIFHCHRAALAACSSYFKAMFTADMKEKSKNQIRLPELSHAVLEALVNYAYTSQIQITKRNVQSLLQAADLLQFVSVKKACERFLVRHLDTDNCIGMHSFAEYHDCSELEKESRRILLWQFEDVWKQEEFLDVGKEKLSFILSRENLNVWKEEVAVEAVVKWVGHNVEERIEDIYELLSCIKVDLDNMYLRSALSLQKKCRLNDSKIRSLVYSALNLSPKGLSRRPTAAMYVIGGYYWHPLSEVHVWDPLTNTWVQGTEMPDHTRESYGVTSLGPDIYVTGGYRTESIEALDTVWIYNSERDEWTEGSPMLDARYYHCAVSLSGCIYVLGGYRKGAPVQEAEVYDPLKKKWLPIANMIKGVGNATACVLHEVIYVTGGHYGYRGSCTYDKIQRYHSGSNEWSIVTTSPHPEYGLCSITLQNKIYFVGGQTTITDCYDPEQNEWKQMAHMMERRMECGTVVMNGCIYVTGGYSYSKGTYLQSIEKYNPELNKWEAVGNLPSAMRSHGCVCVYNV
- the PHOSPHO2 gene encoding pyridoxal phosphate phosphatase PHOSPHO2 isoform X1, whose protein sequence is MKFLLVFDFDHTIVDENSDTWIVKCAPEKKLPNGLRNSYRPGHWIEYMGRVFVYLGDNGVKEDEMKRTMTTIPFTAGMIDLLGFIGKNKELFDCIIVSDSNTVFIDWILKAAGYHKVFDEVFTNPAAFSSTGYLTVQNFHAHHCVRCPENLCKRKVLKEFLDKQLERGVSYTQVVYIGDGGNDLCPVMFLKKDDIAMPRQGYTLEKKVSQLAKDLSPVECSVLVWSSATDIMSYLKLILKE
- the PHOSPHO2 gene encoding pyridoxal phosphate phosphatase PHOSPHO2 isoform X2 — protein: MGRVFVYLGDNGVKEDEMKRTMTTIPFTAGMIDLLGFIGKNKELFDCIIVSDSNTVFIDWILKAAGYHKVFDEVFTNPAAFSSTGYLTVQNFHAHHCVRCPENLCKRKVLKEFLDKQLERGVSYTQVVYIGDGGNDLCPVMFLKKDDIAMPRQGYTLEKKVSQLAKDLSPVECSVLVWSSATDIMSYLKLILKE